GAGTTAAGATCCTCATACTTTCTCTGCCTGGACCGATCTGTTGTCTGGAACCCAAAAGATGACGTGATTCTACTTTCCCATTAGTCTTCACTTTTGAAGGCTGACAACAAACTTTCTTCCACCTCCGCTGAATCACACTGCCTGCTTGTTTTTGGGTAAACTCAACATGGGTTGGCAAATTCGTCACTGCAGATTTTATCAGCCTTATTATTACTGATGGTTTAATCGTGACAGATTGTAATAGATTGTTAAAGGTCTACATGAAGAAATTTGTCTTGCACTGCAGTTTTAAAGTAACTAAAACATATACACAATTCATATTACAAAAGACGTAATCTCCAATTTGCCATAATCACACAATGGCCATATctcagaacaaaaacacacatacagtacatccacacagtgacacacatatattaagtaaatacataaataactAAATTCATCCAAGTATTCAGTGAAAAATTGTGTtcaaagagaaagtaaaatgttctGGTTGTATACCTTCAAAAAACACTACACAACAAACCATTGTGAAGTGACTTGACAGACATTAAATGGTTAAAATTTgggatgaggaagagaaagtcagtgttcagtgaaatatatatattcaaacagagaataaaacaagcagttctttaaaaacaaacagccatACCATGTAGCCTACAGCTATATGGGTCTGGAAAAATAGGAATTGCCATGTATCCTACAGCTCAGCAGTTTTGTCCTATACAATACATATACATTGCTTGATCACCATACACAGCCATTTTTGCTTTGACtcctttaacctttgacctccttTTGCTTCCTTTAAATTCTATATAAAGAGAGGGGGTAAGATTTAAagattttgtcatttaaaatttAACTAAAGCCACAAATATATCTTGGTCATGCTTTTAAGTTATGTTTCCTTTAGACTCCTATGGTCCTCTAGTCATTTATCTTTAGTTCTTTGGGCAGGTCTGAGACTTACAGGAATTGAGATTTcccccaaaataaataaatatataaataaatcttaGAATacatcattttatctttcacatAATACTttatgtgatttcttttttagtAATCCAGTTTTAACCTTTTAGTTTATTACTGTTTGGTTCTTTTAAGGTAAGTTTTTTGATATTATGTCTCTAATTTCTTACATTTCTCCATACTGTTATATTGTTTATGGAACAAAAAGACACTAAAATATTACTCATTTGGTACAGAGAACAGATTTATCACTATGTTCCAGTATGATGTCTGGTTGCTTTTGAGGTGACACAAAAGTTCCTGTGAGTCTATGTCTATATTGGGCACCTAAGAGAAATCACACTTTATTAGACACACAATCTGCGAGccaaataaacaatattaaatAGTAACCAACAGAAACACTATTATATATGTTCTCTTAAGTTTTctaaaacatttgcattaaCACTCAAGTAAAGTAGATTTTCACTTATCAGATAAGTGATTTGATTTAATGCAAATCATTAAATCAAAGTTTTCATTGAtaacatgaaaagaaatatCCTTTTGGGGAAACTTGTAGAATTTATTGATAtgttaaaactttattttaacatgTTGCTTAGTATTatgttgctgttttattgtgttgttttagtcCCAGCTCCACTGTTATGTTGTATTGCTCTTATCGAGAAGCAGAACTATATTTActagatatttttatttactgtaatttaataTTACAACCATACTCTGAagtcaaaacatttttgattgattggttgatttattgatttactgactgactgaagtaCATTTACATACTTAAGCACAATTAAGTTTAAACTAACAGGTTGATatttcacatataaaacatgagTTCATGTCATAGAATTTGATACATTATTTCTTCAGCCCcaaccagctgcaacattaaaatgatatCACTATGATATCCAATATTATAGTAGGAGCCATTATGcataataaacacatttcaaaacttgtaaaatgaaataacactCAAGATGTTTTTACCTTTACTTGTAATCAGgtatattgtattatatatatatattgtggcGTTGGTACTTTTGATGAAATGATCTCGATACTTTTTCCTGCCCCTGATcataatatgtttatttgcAATAGCTGTTGTTCATGACGCTAAGATcacatctcttttctttctcacactcatGTTCATTTctgttaaatttaaaaacaaaaaaaaaaaaaactctgtccTGGATTGACACAGTGATGAGTGTGTGGCTTCCCCTCCCCGCCCGAGAGGGCGTGGACCACAGCTGGGGGCGGTGATGGGGAACAACgtgtgctctgtgtgtacaAGCAGCGGCGGTAAGACAACAAGAAGTCAGTAACAAGGTAGATTTCAACCTAACACAACATCACAGGACACCAGTGATCCCCCAGGGCTGTGCGTGAATCAGTTTTATctcgttgttttttttttcttccttgaaCAGATTGGTGGCTCAGAGGACGACCTGTTGAGAACTTCACAGCAAAACCGTTTCTGACATGCACTTTGATAAATGTGAGTAAGcgatgcttttattttgttaattttggaAGAAGACAGGCGTTGTCAGTCGTATCTTATGTTTTCACTCAGTCTAGCTTTATAGCCTAATGTTAAATGGTATGACAGTGATGGGGACAGCTTAAActaatactttttttaaaaaggttacTGCATTTATTGTCAATATAGAGTACTGTTCTTGTTTCCAATATTCAGTAATGGGTAACTGTGTTAAAGGCAACATTACAATGAAAActttgatttagattttattctGAAGCCTTTTAAATTACAATTCCATCCCTTCATGTGAAACACATTTGATTCTTTGGGTCTTTGGAACCTTAAATTTGGCTGAATTGTGTTTTGAAGTATTCTCGACATAACATATCtacatattttttgatgaaatACCTCTCTACTGATAGTGTGGATTTGACTGATATGTTCATGTACTTGCCTTTCTCTCGGTTTTAACTGAATGAAAGCACAGTTCGGGTGAATCCAAGAGTCAGAGCATCATGTGGGGAAACCCTGATACACCTCCACCCCTTCATCGCTTGTTTTCAATTCCCCTTTTGATAAACGCCAGACAAGCAAGCCGTGTGACGTGGACAGGCTGGCTCTCGCTCTGcttgactttttgtctttgttcatgCCTCCTTTGACACAGGCCTGAGTGATTACATATTTTGTCGTGTGCGCTGGGTCTGTTAAACCACAAAATGAGGAAATAGGCTCTGcactgcttctttctttctctgaggACCGAGCCAAAAGAGAAAGGTCGTCGGAATCCCCAGCCTCCCACACACATGACTCAATGTCCAGGGGTTTCCACAACCCCTATTTGAATATGGCACAGAATAGCccagaccagtgtgtgtgtgtatgtgtggaggggagggtggtggtggtgtggttTGTGTAAACCCAAATTTTATGTTAAGTTGTCCCCTTACTCTTGCCTGAGCAATTAAAAGCCATTTCCTGACTTCTAGTTTCTCTCAGCTGATGTGTCAGATCAGACTATAAAGTGTTGATCAACTTCTATCACCTGGTAATTGACTCAGCTACTCTTTAATATAGGTTAACTAGTTACATGTTGCAGAATTACATCATCtatgaaaaggtcaaaggtggcttttttttcttaaagatTAAATGAGTCAGGATTGAGTAACATATAGTAACACCTTACGAACTTGAAAACGAAACTTGGTGGCACTAAAATGTACTGACTGGTGTCATGTACTCTGACCTTTATAGCGTTATGAGGGCACAGTACAAGTTTTCAGCTGGAAGTGAGATCATTGTTTTTGAAAGGAGAGAACTATCTTCTAATCCAACAGAAATCTAAACTGACACCTACACTAAACTCAACATGTCTTTCTCAGTGTTAGAATTTGCATACTTTCTTTTTAAGGAAGTACGCCCTCTTTGTTATTTGCTCTGGTGAACAGAGTCTGTCTTGTCCCTGTGTGGCTTACCACAGCAGTCAACGTAcgcagaataaaaaaaaaaaaaaagagaatagataagataaattaaaaaaaaaaaaaaaacgaacaTGTCACCCCTCTTTCTGCTCTGCCTCCCAGACATGTAGGTGCAATAGAAGGCACAAGGCAAATACACGTGTTGAGGTGACGTGCCTGCGAAACACCAAAGGCAGGAAGATGTGGTTTGCGTTTCTGTTAGCGTAACGGAGCGAGACAGGAAGATGTCATAGAAAAATAAGCAGTGGCAATCCCATGCTAAAGGTTTTCTGATGAACCCATCTGGTTTGCATCAGCCACATCATGATCTGCGTTCCTAATGGAGGaggttctttttttcttgtcagaGTTTGATCTTTGTACTCAGGTTCCACAGACATGGTGGAAATATCACTTTATCTTTCACGTGTGGGGTGAAGTTTTTGAGGAAACAGCCTGTGCGGTCACAGCCATGTCAGCTGGAAACATCAGAATtctgttttgtaatgttttttcctatttttctcatttcctttacCTGTTCAGTGGAAATTACACTTGTGTATCAGCAGTGGGGGAAAATATACTCATAGTAGAATGGATCTGATATTGATGTACTTTGTGTGAAGGTGAGCAAAAGACATGCCACCTGGAGGAACTGAGCAGGCAGTACCATCCAAGTGAACACTGAGAATTTGTTCAGACCATGTCCAAGTTTTGAAACATGATTTATATTTCATGTTTCTATGGTCTCACACCTTTCAATCTACATTTGCAGAATTTGGTTTACTGACAATTTGCTCTTAATAAAGCTGAGTCCCtcttgaaataataaataaataaatagcagcTGCAAAGGGGCTATCTATAATATAAATGAAGTTTACTtagcagtgaactctctgtctctccacataTCATTAGATCATTAGAAGTGTTTTTCAGCAGTAGctttgtttgtagtttgtagtttttgtttgaagGATGAGGGATGTAGCTGTTCCCAGAGGTGAAACAGTTATTCACTGATAAACGTGTGAGTGACAGATGTTTAATCAGCAACTTTTGTAATAATCCATTAATCACATAATCAAAAACCCTGAACATTCTCTAGTTCCAGCCTCTCGAATGTAAGACAGCTGAAGACACTGTATAGACCAAAGACTTAATTGACTTAATTgaagaaataatcagcagataaatggataatgaaaaaaatcatttgtgtAGCCTGAACTGTTTATTATGCAAACCTAATGATCTCAGATATCCATCAAATGTGGATAAATTACAGTACAAATGTCCAAAtagttattgttttattttgcattattcATCCTTTTTCCAGCGCCAAAGGAGAAGCCGTGTTGCACTCTGCCCACAGTGAAGAAACTCttggaggagaagagaaggcGTGAGACGTCCTCTGTGCCACCTTCCTGCACTACGGCAAGCACCAGCCCTGTCCCTACAAATACTGTTACAGTAAGCCACCGCACAGAGGAGCTCAGTATCTTACTCAATATTAAATTATAAAGATGTGATTGTTTatgatttattcttttttctccctgcaGGTGTCCGCACCAGAGCTATTTACCTGTACAGGTAAGTTCTGCACAACACTTAAAGAATGAGTGATATTCTATATTATCGTAAACCGTTctcataaaaacaccaaaactaaactaaaacaatgaactgatcccAGCATGTGTATTGTGTGAGGAGCAAAACCTGATATATACAGTTAAGACCAGTGTTtggacagttacacattttATGTTCTTCAGGCTTTTGCTTCAGCATCATTCAGATTGAAATAAAGGGGTGGATACAACATTAAAGTGCAAAGTCTCAGTTTCAACGTCAGTACAGAAAGGCCTGTGTGGGTACCCAAAGTTTAGGAGTTCAGAAGTAATTGGACATATACCTGAAATCAGGTGATTGACTCGGTCAGTTGAAGATGTTCCACTTCTTTACCCTGAAAAGCTCTGTCTGTGGTTGCTTTGGCTTTATGTTTTGCCGTACATATGACTTTTGATGCCTTTGGCTGAATGTGAACACAGAATGCTCCTGCTATACCTCTGCATTTATCCTGTTGCCTCCATCAGCAGTGAGATCATCAATAAATGCTATTGGCCCAGTTCCATTGGTGGACATACATGACCAAGTCATAACAAAACCACCATGGTTGACAGATTAGGTACCACGCTCTAGGTCATGAGCAGTTACTTGTTTTCTCCACTCTTTCATCCTTCTCTCATTTAGATAGAggttgatttttattttcatcagtccATAGAACCCTGCTTCACAACTCTACCAGtttctttttgtatgtttttgaaAACTGCAGCCTGGCCTTTCTGTTTTTGAGACTTTTGAGGGTTTTGCATCTTGTGGTGAATCCTCTGAGGTTATGGTCATGAAGTCTTCTCCTGATTGGTGAGAAAGAAGCATGTACACCTACATCCTGTAGAGCATGTTTTTTGACTTGCTGTGCAGTCATAAAGGGGTTTTTCTTCACCATGTAAATGATTTTCTGGTCATCCGCAAGACATGTGCTCCTCAGTCGACCGGCTTGTTTGTTGTTCAATTTTGTAGTTTTCCTGTGTTGTACCTGCTTTTCTAAAACGTACCAAGCAATTGATTTTGGCAAACTAACTACCATTACCCTCATTACTATCAACTTCATTTGCATGGTCACCTCATCACTCATCATATTGATAGACAACTCCATGTCAGAGCCTGAAGGACATAAAATATCTATATTTAAGGTCTGTGGAGCTGAATGCCACAGGTAGTAGGGGAGTCAAAGAATTCAAAGATGGATTACCACATTGCTGGtttttgttgacaataagaaaaaccaAGAAAATCACCAGCCTTGTtcttgtaattatttttatcttGAGCATGATGTTGGGCATCAATATGACTGAGTGAGTCATCAGTGATGAGTAACAGTCTGCTGTCTCCATTCTAGGTGCATCAAGCAGCTACTCAGACATGGCAGTGAGCTATGAGCAGTGGCCCCCGGCACCAGACCCAACACTCAGTTACTACCCCAGCCACCCAGGACCCAGCTATGCCTACAGCCACCCAATGACATCTGAATATGGCACACAGCAGCAAGTCCAAGGCTTTGGAGATACAATGTCTCAGACATACGTAAGAGAACTCCCTTTGTCGTGGACTTTCAACTAACATGTTGCatttaattgtaattttgtGTTGTCGGCTTAAATTATATCACATGTCCTTTCAAACAGGAGTGCCAGATGACAGTTGCAAACCCCAATATAGTTTCATCCTGGTCAATTCTGGGTCCTGATCAGACCCCACAGCTGAGTTTTGGCTCATCAATGGATGCCAGCAAACTGGAAGAGGCCAGGATGCTGCTCAGAGGGATGGATTACAGCAGAGCCACCGGGCAGGATGAAGACGGAGACACGTGAGTGCCCACgagtgaatgcatgtgtgtgagtgcttgGGTTTTGGTTCACATACTGGTGAGCCCCCACAGAAAGAACATGAGTAAACTTGTAACCGGCACCTATGGGCCCTCTCATTGTTCTCAAGTTCTTCGAGATCATAGATTGCAAGATATCTTGATTGAtagcacactgacacacacacacacacacacacacacacacacacacaccacagactaCTTTAAACCTTTACTTATTCAGCAGTCTGTAAAAGAGTGAAagaagactgaaaacaacacacatttccTTACAGGACTAATTTAAACCCACACTATGTGCATAATGTGAGCACACAATTTATTTACCTCCGTAAGAGTTTCGTTTTCAGTTGTAAGCTTAAAGCGAGAGCCACATGTGCAGTTCGGTGATCCTAGAaagattaagaaaaacaaaagatgtcAATGAGTCAGCCACTCATTCTCAATGATTAGAAACTCagattaaatggaaaaaaaaattcaacagcgGAAAGGGAATAGTGTAAAATTGTTTGTGGGGATTACTGCGGTTTTCCAGCCTCCCTGATAAATCATTTATCATGTGCTCCTCTTGTTCTGCCAGCATCCTGCACATCTACACTGCCAAGGGACTGAGGGAGTGTGCCTTCGCTGCTGCGGAGAGGCTGAGGGATGTGGGGAGACTTGATGCCAAAGAGCACAAGGGAAaggtaaaaggaaaaaaaaaaaaaactcatcctCCAAAGTGTTCAAATTGCTCTTTTGGCTCAAGTATTATATACTATGGTATAGTATATTAatcacagacagataaaattttacaataaatgtgtttgtgcagactGCTTTACTGGTGGCAGTGACGGCAAACCAGGCGGAGATTGTGCAAGACCTTCTATCGTTAGGGACGGACATCAATGCTTGTGATGTTAAAGGACAAACTGCCCTTCATCTGGCTGCCCACTATGGCTTCCCTGGGGTTCTGCAGGTAAAGCACCAGTCGGACCGAATTACTTTGGCATGACTGTCACAGCAGGTCAGAAACATTAGTCATACAAAGTAGACCTTAACagcaattcttttttttcccctttctttgcAGGCAATTCTGTCTAGCAGGCCTGCTGTCAACCTGGAGGCCCGCAATTTTGAAGGTAATTTAATGTTTTACCAGTTGCTAATGCTTAACCAACAGGGAAGTTGGGTTAACAGACATTACAAGTTAAACAATATAAGTTAAGTTAGTCGTTATGTGTTTTCAGCACTAATAGAGCCTTAATTTAAATGGTTAACGTGCCTTCTTCTTCACCTCAGGTATGACACCCCTGCACTGTGCAGCCATTTCTCACAGTGTTACCATGAAGGCTTTTTCTGCCAGTGGGCTGGCAGATGTTAGCCTTCAAACCAAGGTGGGGGAGAAGCTCTCCTGTGTGCAGTTGCTGCTCAATGCAGGGGCATCCCTGCGCAGCCAGGTACAGTACAGCTCTTCCCTCTCTGAAATGTCACATGAGCTGCTTTGCTGTCACAGAGACCAGACAGATGAAAGGATAGACAGATTACAGTAGCATCAAAGTACAATAAACTAAACCCTGACCTTTCAGTCCATGTAAAGTTCATTAGGGAAGTGCCCAGGTTTTTATCTAACTGTGATGATGTCATATGGGagccaccccccccccacacgctctcttttgttttctctttcttgaaCATCTCGGTTTGACTTGTGGTTTCATTATGTTTTTCCATCACTTCCAATTCTCCAATTCCAGGAAATCAAAAGTAACAAGACCGTGTTGCACTTGGCTGTGAAGGAGGGGAACATTGATCTGGTGCGATATCTGCTGAGGATTCCCCTGCCGAACATGAAAGACTTTGTCAACATGAAAGTGAGTTCCACACCGACGTGAAACTCAGAACTGggttttatatatgtgtgttttgtgcatttgtgtgtatgtacaaaTAAATCCTGGATACACACATGACTATAAACAGTCTTGAGTCATGCTgcaaccccacccccccaccccccttttttttgcCACAGGCTCACGGTCACACAGCTTTACACATGGCAGCTGGTCTCCATGGTAACCCCCACCAGGAGGAGATCCTGCGGCTGCTGCTGAGCGCAGGAGCTGATCCCAGTATCCGCAACCTGGAGAACGACCAACCAGCTCACCTGCTGCAGAGCGGCCTCCAGGGAGAGCAGGTGAGCAGGCTGCCCCTCATTCTAACAGCCAGCCACATCCGCACTGTGTAATCCCGCTGtctcactttattttttatcaagactaattcatcatcatctttatttATCCTTCTCGTTCCCAGCTCAAACTGATGCTGAAAAAACGAAGTGCTTCCTCACGTCGACGTAACATGTCCTTGCAGGACCAGGAATGATTTAAATCACTTGTAATCCCCATTTGGAGGGAATGAGTCTTTATGATGTTTCCTCTGTTGACAAGGGGATATACAGTTTACTGTTATGAGGTTCTGGGAGTCTGTGACCTATATATTGTTCACAATCTAGTTTGGCAAATTAATCTAGATATAATTCACATTGGATTAGACAAAAACGACTGCTTTAATGCATAAAGCTTAAAATATCTCTGATCTAGTGTCTGTAAAATGTagtgctttatttatttatctacgCACGGGCTCAAATATCAACGTGTAGGTGAAGTATTTAATTCCAAAATATGATATAGACTCCATCGAGCCTTTTGACTCGAAAATGCTCCTGCTGTTGCTGAcaaattgttttaaaatttcTGGCTAATAGACATTTTGTATCAATGTATTTATTCTTGTCGAAAACTGATATTGatcatttagaaatgaaaacCTTCAAAGGAACTGAAATGAAGAGCATTagttatctttaaaaaaacagaaggtACAAAGGCTGCTGCAGAAGGTGGAGTGACATTCATTTTCTGATCAGGCCACACTCCCAGTTTTATGTTGATTTCTATGAAATCGTTAGTATGAACCCTGGGACAATGTCCCTGAAACCCCTCTGACTCTCTTGTCAAAAGCCCCCATCATGATAAGTTATCATATTGATACACTGAGTGATGGTTTTGACTTCAGTCAGCATGTGTGCTTATGTTAAGAATgtgtaagtttaaaaaaaagaatcagtcCTATAATTTAACTCTGTCTGTATGCATCATACTTACATGTGTAAGCTCTGGTAATGTTTTctttatggaaaaaaagaactttaCTGTGTAAAACCTTTATGTATTTGAAACTGAACAAAGAATGTTCCTTATCACAAAGACATTACATAAGTAAGTGTGGTGACAAATTGTCTGACTAACTGTACATTTTAGTCATGAGTCATGAATAAAAGTACAACAACACTGCATTTAAAGTTCCATCTGATTGTTTTGATGTTCAGGGCAGCCTTTGAACAGTCCCGTTTACACCTGGCTACAGAAATTAGCAGGGTGGAAAATACATCATCCTACTAGAAAGCTGAGTCTACATCACTTATTTACACTCACACCAAAGGAGTATTTATTCTTCAAGCCCCATTTCCACTGACCTTTACTGCCATGACAATCAACCTTAGTCATAGGTGAAATTAGGTCTGGTTATGAATGTAATTTGAGTGATGCATAGGGTGTGTCATCTTTGTTATTACACACTGTGAATTCCTGTAAAGCAGAAATTTAAAATCAGTGTCATCAGTAAACAtgattattatgatattttctcatttctacATCACATTTAGATCAATATAGAACAATTCTGAGCAACATAATTACTAATTCAGAATATTAAAGACACTGATAGAATCACACTGAATGGACAATAcctttatttgaaacagtggTCTCATTGTTTGGAGTTTACAGGGTAtaatttttaatacatttgccTTAActtaaaatagaaaaactgcCAATGATATCACCCAAAAACCAACACTTTAATAAACATTATGTTTTTCAAagcattttcaaaatgtaatacAGTACTGAGTGTTGTCATTGTCATCAAAATACAATActtcattttaacatgtttatttttctgtgcgGTCTGTTCTATTCATTGGGTTCTTGATGATGTTGTCATGCTATATcttattgcttttttttaaagggcAAATCTAAAACTAGATACTAACAtatataatgaaaaacaaatgtcaaagaCAATTGTTACAGTTAATTGATGCATGCAGTTGTTAGCTCATTGATACAAAATGGGTAAATCTATATGTAATCATGCTCTTGATTGTTTTACGAGAGTAAAATGTAAAGGAGAGAGACAACTGTTGCATTTGTCTTATTAAATCTGCCTGATCAAGTTTCATGGTTGGagtattttttatgtatataatttttattttttattttttgtcttagACAAGCTTTTAGCCCCAATACTCACACAATACTGAGCAAACTTAAGATATACTT
The window above is part of the Lates calcarifer isolate ASB-BC8 linkage group LG15, TLL_Latcal_v3, whole genome shotgun sequence genome. Proteins encoded here:
- the LOC108890843 gene encoding NF-kappa-B inhibitor delta, encoding MHFDKSPKEKPCCTLPTVKKLLEEKRRRETSSVPPSCTTASTSPVPTNTVTVSAPELFTCTGASSSYSDMAVSYEQWPPAPDPTLSYYPSHPGPSYAYSHPMTSEYGTQQQVQGFGDTMSQTYECQMTVANPNIVSSWSILGPDQTPQLSFGSSMDASKLEEARMLLRGMDYSRATGQDEDGDTILHIYTAKGLRECAFAAAERLRDVGRLDAKEHKGKTALLVAVTANQAEIVQDLLSLGTDINACDVKGQTALHLAAHYGFPGVLQAILSSRPAVNLEARNFEGMTPLHCAAISHSVTMKAFSASGLADVSLQTKVGEKLSCVQLLLNAGASLRSQEIKSNKTVLHLAVKEGNIDLVRYLLRIPLPNMKDFVNMKAHGHTALHMAAGLHGNPHQEEILRLLLSAGADPSIRNLENDQPAHLLQSGLQGEQLKLMLKKRSASSRRRNMSLQDQE